The Chionomys nivalis chromosome 20, mChiNiv1.1, whole genome shotgun sequence genome includes a region encoding these proteins:
- the Armc6 gene encoding armadillo repeat-containing protein 6, whose product MASKRITQETFDAAVRENIEEFEMGAEEAVREAVEQFESQGVDLSNIVKAAPKASVDSLQEPTHDVLQVLNDLQESLNGSRPQEMSAHLVRFCDQCRQQKASRYLAAQKGAYPILLAAWQLAATSDQGLLLQALNALAVLTDGQPDLLDAQGQQLLVATLAQNVSNTELTSCGIRCVRHACLKHEQNRQSLVKAGVLPLLTAAITQHGQHADVVREACWALRVMTFDDDIRVPFGHAHEHAKMIVQENRGLKVLIEAARAFPDNPGVLSELLSTLSRLAVRNEFCQEVIDLGGLGILVTLLTDCSDHQDLVKQVLNALRAIAGNDNVKDAIVQAGATESIVAAMTRHLASPQVCEQSCAALCVLALRKPENSRVIVEGGGALAALQAMKAHPQEAGVQKQACMLIRNLVSRSQVFSKPILELGAEELISQARAAHPDCEDVAKAALRDLGCRVELRELWTGKRGDLAP is encoded by the exons ATGGCTTCCAAGCGCATCACACAGGAAACCTTCGATGCTGCAGTGCGGGAGAACATTGAGGAGTTTGAGATGGGTGCTGAGGAGGCTGTTCGAGAGGCGGTGGAGCAGTTTGAATCACAAG GAGTTGATCTGAGCAACATTGTGAAGGCAGCACCGAAAGCATCTGTGGACAGTCTCCAGGAGCCCACACATGATGTCCTGCAG GTCCTCAACGATCTACAGGAGTCCCTGAATGGGTCTCGGCCCCAGGAGATGTCAGCCCACCTTGTCCGCTTCTGCGACCAGTGCAGGCAGCAGAAGGCCAGCCGCTACCTGGCAGCCCAGAAGGGGGCCTACCCAAtcctcctggctgcctggcagctTGCTGCCACAAGCGACCAGGGCCTTCTGCTCCAGGCTCTCAATGCCCTGGCGGTACTGACTGATGGCCAGCCTGACCTTCTGGACGCCCAGGGCCAGCAGCTGCTCGTGGCCACACTGGCACAGAATGTCTCCAACACTGAACTCACCTCTTGTGGGATCCGCTGTGTGCGCCATGCCTGCCTGAAACATGAACAGAATCGACAGAGTCTGGTGAAAGCCGGAGTGTTGCCCCTGCTAACCGCTGCTATCACACAGCATGGCCAGCATGCTGATGTGGTCAGGGAGGCCTGCTGGGCCTTGCGGGTCATGACTTTCGATGATGACATCCGAGTACCCTTTGGCCATGCCCATGAGCATGCAAAGATGATTGTTCAAGAGAACAGAGGCCTGAAAGTGCTGATTGAGGCTGCCAGAG CGTTCCCTGACAACCCGGGAGTCCTGAGCGAGCTCTTGAGCACCCTGTCCCGCCTGGCTGTGCGGAATGAGTTCTGCCAGGAGGTCATCGACCTTGGAGGCCTTGGTATCCTTGTGACCCTGCTGACTGACTGCAGCGACCATCAG GACCTCGTGAAACAAGTGCTCAATGCCCTGAGAGCTATCGCGGGCAACGACAATGTGAAGGATGCCATTGTCCAGGCAGGCGCTACAGAGTCCATTGTGGCTGCCATGACTCGGCACCTGGCCAGCCCTCAG GTGTGTGAGCAAAGCTGCGCAGCACTCTGCGTGCTGGCCCTGCGCAAGCCTGAGAACAGCCGCGTCATTGTGGAGGGTGGTGGTGCGCTGGCAGCCCTGCAGGCCATGAAAGCACACCCGCAGGAGGCCGGCGTCCAG AAACAGGCTTGTATGCTGATCCGAAACCTGGTGTCCCGCAGCCAGGTCTTCTCCAAGCCCATCCTGGAACTGGGGGCAGAGGAGCTCATTTCACAAGCCCGGGCTGCCCACCCAGACTGTGAGGATGTAGCCAAGGCTGCATTACGAGACCTGGGCTGCCGTGTGGAGCTTCGTGAACTGTGGACAGGAAAGAGGGGTGACCTGGCACCATGA